In one Aeromicrobium wangtongii genomic region, the following are encoded:
- the tyrS gene encoding tyrosine--tRNA ligase: MTHVLDDLEARGLIAHSTDRDALRAELSAGPITYYVGFDPTAPSLHIGNLLQLLTARRLQMAGHRPLLLVGGSTGLIGDPKEAGERVMNTKETVAEWVDRIASQVSRFVDVDGPNGATIVNNLDWTAGLSTIDFLRDIGKHFPVNRMLARDVVSSRLESGISYTEFSYVLLQSMDFLELHRRHGCVLQTGGSDQWGNITAGVELIRRADGAKAHALATPLITKADGTKFGKTESGTVWLDPALMSPYAFYQSWIQAEDSKVIEYLRQFTFLELDEIAHIAAEHVEKPGLRAAQRRLAAEMTTIVHGEAETAAAELASQALFGRAELQDLPEPTLAAALREAGAVDLAAADDPTIVDALVATGLADSRSAARRAVGEGGAYLNNERVTDPDLPLTADRLLYNTWAVIRKGKRSVSGVSIG, translated from the coding sequence GTGACCCACGTCCTCGACGACCTCGAAGCGCGCGGCCTGATCGCGCACTCGACAGACCGTGACGCCCTGCGCGCCGAGCTGTCTGCGGGGCCGATCACCTACTACGTGGGATTCGATCCGACCGCGCCGAGCCTGCACATCGGCAACCTGCTGCAGCTCCTGACCGCCCGCAGGCTGCAGATGGCCGGGCACCGGCCGCTGCTGCTGGTCGGCGGGTCCACCGGACTGATCGGCGACCCCAAGGAGGCGGGGGAGCGGGTGATGAACACCAAGGAGACCGTCGCGGAGTGGGTCGACCGGATCGCCTCGCAGGTGTCCCGTTTCGTCGACGTCGACGGGCCCAACGGCGCCACGATCGTCAACAACCTGGACTGGACCGCCGGGCTGAGCACGATCGACTTCCTGCGCGACATCGGCAAGCACTTCCCGGTCAACCGGATGCTGGCCCGCGACGTGGTCAGCAGCCGACTCGAGTCCGGCATCAGCTACACCGAGTTCAGCTACGTGCTGCTGCAGTCGATGGACTTCCTGGAGCTGCACCGCCGGCACGGCTGTGTCCTGCAGACCGGGGGCAGCGACCAGTGGGGCAACATCACCGCGGGCGTGGAGCTGATCCGACGCGCCGACGGGGCCAAGGCCCACGCCCTGGCGACCCCGCTGATCACCAAGGCCGACGGCACCAAGTTCGGCAAGACCGAGAGCGGCACGGTGTGGCTCGACCCCGCCCTGATGAGCCCGTACGCCTTCTACCAGTCGTGGATCCAGGCCGAGGACTCCAAGGTCATCGAGTACCTGCGCCAGTTCACCTTCCTCGAGCTCGACGAGATCGCGCACATCGCGGCCGAGCACGTCGAGAAGCCGGGTCTGCGCGCTGCGCAGCGGCGTCTTGCCGCGGAGATGACCACGATCGTCCACGGGGAGGCGGAGACAGCCGCTGCCGAGCTCGCGTCGCAGGCCCTGTTCGGACGCGCCGAGCTGCAGGACCTGCCCGAGCCGACGCTGGCCGCCGCGCTCCGCGAGGCCGGCGCGGTCGATCTCGCGGCCGCGGACGATCCGACGATCGTGGACGCCCTCGTGGCGACCGGTCTGGCGGACAGCCGTTCGGCGGCCCGTCGCGCCGTGGGGGAGGGGGGCGCGTACCTCAACAACGAGCGCGTCACCGACCCCGATCTGCCGCTGACCGCCGATCGGCTCCTCTACAACACCTGGGCCGTGATTCGCAAAGGCAAACGGTCCGTCTCAGGCGTCTCGATCGGCTGA
- a CDS encoding DsbA family oxidoreductase, whose protein sequence is MNSSVKVDIWSDIACPWCFIGKRRFETAAAEFAASGGELEVEYHSFELAPDTPVDFAGSEVDFLVSHKGMPAEQVSQMLGQMTQLASTEGLSYDFDALQHTNTIKAHELLHLAAAKGRQADMIERLFVAYFEQGRHVGRTEDLADLAAEIGLDRDEVVDALTASTYRAAVDADKQQAIAYGITGVPFFVIDGRFGVSGAQEPSALLEVLQHAATTTDVPA, encoded by the coding sequence GTGAACAGCTCAGTGAAGGTCGACATCTGGTCCGACATCGCCTGCCCGTGGTGTTTCATCGGCAAGCGCCGGTTCGAGACGGCGGCCGCCGAGTTCGCCGCGAGCGGCGGGGAGCTCGAGGTGGAGTACCACTCCTTCGAGCTGGCCCCGGACACACCGGTCGACTTCGCCGGCAGCGAGGTCGACTTCCTGGTGTCGCACAAGGGCATGCCGGCCGAGCAGGTCTCCCAGATGCTCGGCCAGATGACCCAGCTCGCCTCGACCGAGGGGTTGTCGTACGACTTCGACGCGCTGCAGCACACCAACACGATCAAGGCGCACGAGCTGCTGCACCTGGCCGCGGCCAAGGGCCGCCAGGCCGACATGATCGAGCGGTTGTTCGTGGCGTACTTCGAGCAGGGCCGCCACGTCGGTCGCACCGAGGACCTCGCCGACCTGGCTGCGGAGATCGGTCTGGACCGGGACGAGGTCGTCGATGCGCTGACCGCCTCGACCTACCGGGCCGCGGTGGACGCGGACAAGCAGCAGGCGATCGCATACGGCATCACCGGCGTCCCGTTCTTCGTCATCGACGGCCGGTTCGGTGTCTCCGGCGCCCAGGAACCCAGCGCACTGCTGGAGGTCCTGCAGCATGCAGCCACCACCACGGACGTGCCGGCATGA